The sequence TGAGTGGATTGCAATTAAATGCGAATGATGTTAAAAGGAAGAAAGGAAAAAGGATCAGTCGTTTTAAATGCATAAATTCCTAGTAGCAGGCCTTTTCTCCCTGATATTCTTTTGGACGAATCCAAACTTTGCAAAGTCACTTGACGGTCTTTATTTTTCCGAAAGGCTCTCTACGGAAAATGGCTACCTAATCCTAGGAATAGAGATTTTTACGGAGAAGGGAAACTCTTTTTACAATGCGCAGGAGCTAAGATTCCAAAAATCCCGTGGTTGGGAAGAGGTTTTATTTGTAGGAAAAGTGACCCGGGATGGCCAGGACCTCATTCTTGTCCCAGAAGCCTGCCAGATCCGAGCCACAGAAATTTGGGGAAAAAAAATGGCCCTCCTCAGGCGGTTTGATTGCGACCACCTGGAATTTCGGCTGGGACCTTTTGGACCAGGCCCTCTCGTGCTTTCTGAGTCTTTGCTTGGAACTTGGAAAGATGTGCCGATGCCCTATGTTTTGGACCACCACCCTGGGGATCCGGTGGCCATTCGTTTTGATGCACCTCAAATCACGACAGAAGGCATTTGGGGCTTCCATCTGAATGGACTTGGTGGCAAAGACCCAGAAAAGTCCTGGAATCCTTCTAAGCGGATTTGGGAGCCCTTCCAGGGATATCGTTCCCAACCTGGTTTGCAATTCTACCGATGGAAACGAACCTTTTCTAATTGACCCTCTAGTCCATTTCAGGGACTTTCCTTTTACATTGAAAAAGATCAGAATTGGGGTCATTGCGGCTGCCGGAAAAGGAACCCGAGCATATCCCCGAACCAGCTTCATACCAAAACCTCTCTTCGTCATTGAAGGAAAGTCCATCCTCCATCGAAATGTGGAACTTATGGTGAAGACCTTTGGAATAGAAAAGGTCTATGTACTCGTTGGCCACCTCAAAGAACAAATCATTGCAGAGATTGAGCACATCCGATCTGTTTTGCCCAAAGTGGTCATTGAACCAGTCAATTGGACTGAGAAAGGGTTAGCTTCCGATGTGGCAAGTCTTGAAAAATCCATTCATGAACCTTTTCTAACAATCCTTGGGGATGAATTCTATTATCGAACGGACCATGATATCTTTTTAAAAGTTTTAAAGAAACATCCCAATATGGCGGCTTCTATTGGGATAGTCAAAACATCCTTACTTTCAAGAATTCGCAAAAATTATTCGGTTGTATTAGAGAATGATAAAATTCTAAATTTAGTTGAAAAACCTGAAAATCCTCCCAATGAACTTTTAGGATTGGGTAGTTATTTTTTTACTCCCGAATATTTTGAGTTTTTTAAAAAAACTCCCGCATCACAAAAGTCAGGTGTAATCGAAATCACGGATGTCATAGATAAAATGGCGAAGGAGTCCAAAGGAGGAGTATATGCAACCATGCTCAGTTGCGAATACTTCAACATCAACTCCATGCAAGATTATTATCATGCAGTATATGAAGTAAGGAATGACTTATTTCATAAGTTTAAAACCAGTTTGGTAATCCCAACTAATAACAATGAAAGATCTATCACGGATGTGATTGTTGATTTTAAAGACAAATTCAACGAAATTATTGTCATAGATAATGAATCTACTGATGAGACCTTGGCTCTCAGTAAAAAAGAGAAAGTAAAAACCTACACCTTCCCTGGTGATGGGGATCCCACAAGACTTGGAGAACAAGTAAGAAGGGGAATTGAATACGCAACAGGTGATATCATTGTTGTTGTTTCGCCTGATGGATCTTTTAGGTCCAAAGACTTTCCAAAACTACTCGAATACATGAAAGATTCGGATATGGTGATTGGAACTCGCACCACAAGACAGATGATCGAACAAGGTTCGAACTTAAAACCTCTTTATCGTTTGGTAAATTTACTGATGGGAAAATTGGTGGAAGTGTTTTGGTGGGGACAAGAACCTCGATTTACCGATGTGGATTGCCAGTTTTTTTCTGTTTGGCGAGAATCTTATGAACGAGTGAAACCACAACTTGTTGTTGAAGATCGTAAGTTTATTGTGGAACTGATGATCGATATTGTAAGGTCACATATGCGTTGTATTGAAATCCCTGTCTCTTATTTTAAACCAGTAGGGCAAGTGGAATATCGATTACGTGATATGATTTCTGATTCCATACATATAATGAAATTAATTTTATCTAAAAAGTTTTACCTAGGAGAAGATCGCGATGGCGAATAAAGTATTGGTAACAGGCGGATGCGGATTTTTGGGATCCCATGTTTGTGAATTATTCCGTAAAGAAGGTTGGGATGTTGTTAGTTTTGACAACATGACAAAATATGAATTAAAACGCACAGGTTATGGATCTGACGCCACTCGTGATTATAACTGGAATTATTTGAAGTCTATTGGTGTCACGATGGTAAAAGGTGACATTCGAAATTTAGAACATCTTATGGATCGTTCTGCAGATTGTGATTATATCATCCATACAGCCGCACAACCAGCTATGACCATTTCTTGGGAAGATCCTGAACTTGATTTTTCAACCAACGTGATCGGAACATTTAATGTTATGGAAGCGGCAAGAAAACATAAAATTCCAGTCGTGAATACTTCTTCCATCCATGTGTATGGAAATTCAATTAACGATAGTTTGACGGAAGGAAAAACTTCTTACGAAAGAAATCCAGTAGAAATCCCTGTGACACAGCCAACTATGGTGGGTCAAATTTCTCCTCTTCATGCTTCGAAAATGAGTGCTGAACATTATGTACGCTCCTATACCGATATGTATGGTGTAAAGGCAGCAAGTTTCCGATTTACTGGGATTTATGGTGAACGTCAGTTTGGTGGAGAAGACCATGGTTGGGTCGCAAATTTTGCGATTCGTTCTGTGTTTGGCCTACCACTTCGTATTTTTGGAACGGGAAAACAAACTCGTGATATTTTACATGCAGAAGATGGTGCAAAATCTTATTTAGAGTTTTTTAAAAATCCGATCCCTGGTGTTTATAATATTGGTGGTGCAAGCCCTCATAAAATTTCACTATTAGAATGTATCCATTTGATTGGTGAAATTCTTGGTAAAAAACAAGAAATACTTTTTGAAGTAGAAAGACCAGGTGACATGCGTTACTTTATTTGTGATATTACTGAAGCAAAAAAATTCGGTTTTAATCCAAAAATTCTTCCAAAAGAAGGAGTCACTCGACTTCTCAAGTGGATCGACGCGAACAAGGACGTTTTCAATATTTCTGGAAAGTAGAATGTCAAACAAAACTTTAGTCATCATCCCTGCATACAATGAAGCCGAAACCATTGAAGAAGTGATTCGAGGTGCCATTGTTTACGCGGATGTTTCCGTGACGGATGATGCAAGTAAGGATGCTACACCGACTATTTTAGCCAAATTGCAGAAGGAATTTGGCAAACGCCTTCATGTGATTCGTCATGAAAAAAATACCCATATTCCCAAGGGAATCCAAGACGGTATGAAATATGCGGTAGAAAAGGGATATGATTGGGTCATTACAATGGACGCCGGATTGTCGCATGACGCTGGTTATTTGAAAGAATTTCAATCTTTCCCTATATGTGACTTGGTCATTGGTTCCAGAACTTCAACAGTCAATGTTCCTTTGTATCGAAAGTTTATTTCCTGGCTTGCTGCTAAGGTAATGAATTACTGTTTGTCCAAAGGAATCTTCAATTTATTTGGAGCTAACTTACGAGATTGTACAAGTGGATACAGAAGGTATTCAAAACCTATGTTTCAGAAAATTGCAGCTTATCCTTTGGAATCAATTGCCTTTGATTTCCATATGGAAGCTCTTTCCATTGTTGCCAATAATGATGGATCTATAAAAGAATTACCTATCCGTTATGTTTTTTCAAACAGTAGTTTCAATCGCAAAGTTTTGAAACTTGCTATCCAATTTGCTAAAAAACTATTATTAAGAAAATGGAAACTGATCCCTCAATATCCGTAAAACAATCTCGTTTCGGATTGAAATGGAGAGTGTTTCTTCTCACCTGTGGTTTACTTGGTGGGATTTTTTTATTAGATAGAGTTCTTTTTTTTGATCTCTACTTTCTATTCCCCAATGAAACAGAATGGGATTCTTCTCCTTGGTATAACTTTATACACAAAACAAAGGAGCTGCAGTCCACAAAAGATAAACATAGAACCATCATCACTGGAAGTTCTGTTGCTCTCTATTCTGTTCTGCCGGATGAATTAAACAAAAATGATATAACAAAAACAAAATATTCTTTTTTTTCTCATGTGGCAATGGCCCCCACGGATCTTTTTTATTATAAAGAAAACCTTCTCAAATCTCATCCCGATTTAGTGGTTTATTTACATAATTTTGCAGATTTACAATGGGAGTACTTAGAACCTAACGATGGAAAATTTGAATTCAAGGAAGATATTTGGGTATCTCAATATGGAGATAGATATCCAGCGAAAATCATCTATCCTAGCGAATATCTAACCGACTATTGGGCAAAGTTACCCAGGAAAACAATTTCCAAACTAACTACTAAATCTTTGTTTTACGTAAGTAGATTTCGAATATTCTTTTGGGATCCGATTCTCGTATATATCGATAATCATTTTAGAACTGGAAGAAAATATCACTTGTATCAGGGAGAAAAACCTATTGAGGGTATCTGGTCGAAAGGATGGACGAAAGAGACCGCAACGTTAGCATGCCCGGAAAAAAAGAAGAAAGAGTCTATTTATTTCGAAAAACCAAATACAAAAATAAAATTCCGCTTTTTCAATCATAAAATTTCATTAGGCAATCAAGTACCTGCTCATGAAGTAGAAAAGACATTCCAGCAATCAGGGTGGAATGATCTAGATTGGGATTCATTAATTGATCAATCGAAACAATGGAGCGATGTACAAATTCAAGTAATTTCTCAATTACCTACTGCAAAAGAAGTAAATTTAATTCGTTACGGGAAGGATGAGTTTGTTGGTGTCCGACTGGCTCATTTTTTCTGCAGGCCACAAGAGATAGAAAATAGATCTTATTCTCGCGACAATTATTGGGATGAAGCCAGGTATCAAAAAATGTCTGTTGAGGAATTTAAAGCTGATTATTTTGAGCGGATGATCCACAATGCTGAATCTAGAAATGAATTATGGAGATTACACAAAGTTCGTGAAGCCAAAAAAACTGTAAACTCTGTAGCATTTGAGCCTTGGTTGGAATTCAATCGAATTCTTGAATTATCTGATTATCTTTACAAAAACAAAATCCCGTTTGTATTGATTTTGAGTCCTGAGAATCCAATTGAATTTTCGTTTTATAAAAATTCGCAATGGAGAAAAGATTGGATTTTAAATTTAAAATCACATTTAGAACTCCGTGGCCAGACTTTAATCGATCATACTGAAGTTGTAAGTGACGTTCGTTATTTTTTTGATCCGCACCATTTAACATACGAAGGTGCTCTTTTTTATAGTTCTATTTTTTCTAATTCTTTAGAGTCAAAAATCCCAAAAATAAATACTCAAAATTAAATTCTTAGTCTGGAGTTGACAGATGGTTCTCAAACGTATCAAACCAATTTTTTTATTTTTTAATTCAAAACAATGGCTTACCGTTTTGTCATTTGTTTTGGTTTGGGGGGTCAGCACTCTATCGTATTGGAAAAAATATGAATGGAATCCCAGTTCTATGGTGAACTTTGGTTATGAGTTTGCTTTACAAAACCAGAAAGAAACTCCAGAGAAGGCCATCTTATTCAAAGGAGAGACGGGAGATCTGGGAGCAGGTTATGATGGCCAAATATTTTATTATTTTTCACGCCCACTTTCTGAATTTAATCTGAATTGGCCAAAGGGATTTGATGAATCCTATCGTGCACCGAGAATCGGCTATCCTCTGTTAATTGCTCTTTTTGGTTTTTTTGGTAAATCCATTGCAATTTTTGGAATGTATTTTTGGAATATTGGCCTTACTCTTATTTCTTATTTTTATTTGCGCAAACTTCTAAATGAGGAAACAAAACCTTTTGCCATTTTGTATCTCCTAAGTCCGTTTGCGTTGGGAAGTTATTACGTTTTAGTGAGTGACTCTGTAATGGTTTCCATATTAATCATTGCATATTATTATTACGTAAAAGAGAACTATATCCCTTTTGTAATTCTATCTAGTTTAGCAATCCTTACAAAAGAACCTGCATTGTTTTTGTTATTCCCTTTGGGCCTTGCTGCTGTCTTTCGCCGAGATTGGAAACGGATCATCGTTGTTGGTTTGGTTCTTGTCATTCCTGTTTGTTGGCATTTGTATCTGGCATATCGATTTCCAAATTGGAGGCCTGGTCGCCTAACTGATTTTATTTTACCTTTTGAAGGTTTAATTTCATATATGGAATCCATTTGGCGATTCATTGCCAGTGGAACCAATTGGAAAGATTTGGCTCGGTTGTTATCTCGTTTCCCACTGGTAGTTTTATTTTTTTTAGGATTGTTTTTGCCTTTTACAGGCCAAATTCGAAAGGGTTGGGAATTTCGAATTTCATTTTTATTGATTATGTTTATGGTAGGGACAGCCGGATATTATCATTTTTGGTCCGTTTATGAAAACGTATCGCGAATGTTTACTCTTTCCATCCCCGTTCTTTTGTTTTTAATGAATTCTGATCACAAGATTCGTTACCAAGAATACATTTTATTTACTTTGTTCATTTTAGTTTTGTTTCTTATCAAAGTACTACTAATTTCTAAACAGTTAGGTTATCAGGTGGGATTCTAAAAATTAGAATCCCTTTGGATTTGAAAACTTTGTTTGGCTTCTGCGTTTAATGATTGGATTTCTTCTTTTTTGAAAATCATTTCAAATCCGTCTGACATCACAAAATGAACGTAAGGTGTGCCTGATTCGCTAATTAAGGTTTGTAGTTGTTCCAAGGATTGGACTTGGACACCGTTGACAGTTTTTAGAATCATTTGGTGGGCAGTGTGGTAGGCCTTATTCCCTGAAAGTGGTAATACTTGAGATAAAAAAACCACTTTTCCTTCTTTGGAATTCCTCTTAATTCTATAAAAATCATTCAGATATAAAAGCTCTTTACTGACACGGTTTCTCCATTGGTTCCCATGTTCAGTCAGGTATTGTTCTGACAACTCTTGGAAAATGATTCCAGCTAACATTAAATATTTGGGAGTTTGAAATCGAGAGTTTCCGTATGGAATTCGAATGGCAGATTCTGGGATAGGTTTTAAATCTAACTCAAGAGAAACTGGCTTTTTGTTTCGAAATACTTTGATTTTGATTTTTTTCCCAAAGGATGAGTCTGTATCATTTGTATTATGAAACAAATACGATACATTCAGTTTTCCAAATTTTGGATGATCAAAATAACCTTTCGGATCAATTTTGAAATTAGAAACTTCTAATAAAACATCCTCTAATTGCAAAACTCCATCTGCAGATGAACCTGGATAAATTTCTGCAACAAGGACTCCTAAATCATCTTTTCTTAATCCATAATGATTTCTTGTGGCACTATCAATCAATGGTTTAAATCGAAATCCTTTGAATGGAAAGTTTTTTCCATCAATGAAATGTCGTATCGAAAAAGTAGGGATCACTCTCCCTGTATTGTTTTCTTTAAATTGGTATAAGATTCCTTGCGGAATTCTGGAGCTTACATCAACGATCAGTTCTCCCACACCATCTAATTTTTCTTCTGATTGGATTTCAATAAAGGGAAGTTCCACATAGCCACTTGCATAAGCTTCCATATCCAAACGGATCATTCTGATTTTTTTTTCTTCCAGACTCCTTTGGTCCTTGCTTTCCATCACAAGTCCAGTTCCTGGCAAAAAAACCTCATTTGAGAAAGTGACAGCTTTTAGATCCTTTGATGCATTTGGATCGTTAAACTTTAAAATCGCGAGTCCTAAGTCGGGATCTAATCTTTCTAACTCAGCAGTAAAAACCTTAAGGGAATCTGGTTTTTTAATTTCGATACTTGTATAAAAATAAACTGCCT is a genomic window of Leptospira bourretii containing:
- a CDS encoding nucleotidyltransferase family protein: MKKIRIGVIAAAGKGTRAYPRTSFIPKPLFVIEGKSILHRNVELMVKTFGIEKVYVLVGHLKEQIIAEIEHIRSVLPKVVIEPVNWTEKGLASDVASLEKSIHEPFLTILGDEFYYRTDHDIFLKVLKKHPNMAASIGIVKTSLLSRIRKNYSVVLENDKILNLVEKPENPPNELLGLGSYFFTPEYFEFFKKTPASQKSGVIEITDVIDKMAKESKGGVYATMLSCEYFNINSMQDYYHAVYEVRNDLFHKFKTSLVIPTNNNERSITDVIVDFKDKFNEIIVIDNESTDETLALSKKEKVKTYTFPGDGDPTRLGEQVRRGIEYATGDIIVVVSPDGSFRSKDFPKLLEYMKDSDMVIGTRTTRQMIEQGSNLKPLYRLVNLLMGKLVEVFWWGQEPRFTDVDCQFFSVWRESYERVKPQLVVEDRKFIVELMIDIVRSHMRCIEIPVSYFKPVGQVEYRLRDMISDSIHIMKLILSKKFYLGEDRDGE
- a CDS encoding NAD-dependent epimerase/dehydratase family protein: MANKVLVTGGCGFLGSHVCELFRKEGWDVVSFDNMTKYELKRTGYGSDATRDYNWNYLKSIGVTMVKGDIRNLEHLMDRSADCDYIIHTAAQPAMTISWEDPELDFSTNVIGTFNVMEAARKHKIPVVNTSSIHVYGNSINDSLTEGKTSYERNPVEIPVTQPTMVGQISPLHASKMSAEHYVRSYTDMYGVKAASFRFTGIYGERQFGGEDHGWVANFAIRSVFGLPLRIFGTGKQTRDILHAEDGAKSYLEFFKNPIPGVYNIGGASPHKISLLECIHLIGEILGKKQEILFEVERPGDMRYFICDITEAKKFGFNPKILPKEGVTRLLKWIDANKDVFNISGK
- a CDS encoding glycosyltransferase; translation: MSNKTLVIIPAYNEAETIEEVIRGAIVYADVSVTDDASKDATPTILAKLQKEFGKRLHVIRHEKNTHIPKGIQDGMKYAVEKGYDWVITMDAGLSHDAGYLKEFQSFPICDLVIGSRTSTVNVPLYRKFISWLAAKVMNYCLSKGIFNLFGANLRDCTSGYRRYSKPMFQKIAAYPLESIAFDFHMEALSIVANNDGSIKELPIRYVFSNSSFNRKVLKLAIQFAKKLLLRKWKLIPQYP
- a CDS encoding AZOBR_p60025 family cell surface glycopolymer formation protein, translated to MVLKRIKPIFLFFNSKQWLTVLSFVLVWGVSTLSYWKKYEWNPSSMVNFGYEFALQNQKETPEKAILFKGETGDLGAGYDGQIFYYFSRPLSEFNLNWPKGFDESYRAPRIGYPLLIALFGFFGKSIAIFGMYFWNIGLTLISYFYLRKLLNEETKPFAILYLLSPFALGSYYVLVSDSVMVSILIIAYYYYVKENYIPFVILSSLAILTKEPALFLLFPLGLAAVFRRDWKRIIVVGLVLVIPVCWHLYLAYRFPNWRPGRLTDFILPFEGLISYMESIWRFIASGTNWKDLARLLSRFPLVVLFFLGLFLPFTGQIRKGWEFRISFLLIMFMVGTAGYYHFWSVYENVSRMFTLSIPVLLFLMNSDHKIRYQEYILFTLFILVLFLIKVLLISKQLGYQVGF
- a CDS encoding PDZ domain-containing protein, with product MKFLNLMYRFVFVLFFLFFAGFIHSKSIPVGMTDASILQVKVTVQYPHFIQPWRNKNPEVRQSTGIYIGENKIIIPAQAVYFYTSIEIKKPDSLKVFTAELERLDPDLGLAILKFNDPNASKDLKAVTFSNEVFLPGTGLVMESKDQRSLEEKKIRMIRLDMEAYASGYVELPFIEIQSEEKLDGVGELIVDVSSRIPQGILYQFKENNTGRVIPTFSIRHFIDGKNFPFKGFRFKPLIDSATRNHYGLRKDDLGVLVAEIYPGSSADGVLQLEDVLLEVSNFKIDPKGYFDHPKFGKLNVSYLFHNTNDTDSSFGKKIKIKVFRNKKPVSLELDLKPIPESAIRIPYGNSRFQTPKYLMLAGIIFQELSEQYLTEHGNQWRNRVSKELLYLNDFYRIKRNSKEGKVVFLSQVLPLSGNKAYHTAHQMILKTVNGVQVQSLEQLQTLISESGTPYVHFVMSDGFEMIFKKEEIQSLNAEAKQSFQIQRDSNF